Proteins encoded in a region of the Candidatus Methylomirabilota bacterium genome:
- a CDS encoding Bax inhibitor-1/YccA family protein: protein MADYRFNPDATAPITATAAAEQVTAFLRKVYGWMFVGLGITAVVAYLVVSSPALVRTIASNQVLFLVLILAELGLVFYLSARATSLAPNTAAGLFVVYSALNGVTLSLILLMYTGASIATTFMITAGMFGAMALFGSTTKRSLAGFGQFLMMGLIGLILASIVGIFWHSEALQFLISVVGVVVFTGLTAWDAQRLKVMALSIPGGQLGSYAIVGALSLYLNFINLFLILLRFQGSSRD from the coding sequence ATGGCCGACTACCGGTTCAACCCAGACGCCACGGCTCCGATCACCGCGACGGCGGCGGCCGAGCAAGTGACCGCGTTTCTCCGAAAGGTCTATGGCTGGATGTTCGTCGGCCTGGGCATCACCGCGGTGGTCGCCTACCTGGTGGTGTCCTCGCCCGCGCTCGTACGGACGATCGCGTCGAACCAGGTCCTGTTCCTGGTGCTGATCCTGGCCGAGCTGGGCCTGGTCTTCTATCTCTCGGCGCGCGCGACCAGCCTGGCCCCGAACACCGCCGCCGGGCTCTTCGTGGTCTACTCGGCGCTGAACGGGGTGACCCTGTCGCTGATCCTGCTGATGTACACCGGGGCGTCGATCGCCACCACCTTCATGATCACCGCCGGCATGTTCGGAGCCATGGCCCTGTTCGGCTCGACCACGAAGAGGAGTCTGGCCGGGTTCGGCCAGTTCCTGATGATGGGGTTGATCGGGCTGATCCTGGCGTCGATCGTGGGCATCTTCTGGCACAGCGAGGCGCTGCAGTTCCTGATCTCGGTGGTGGGCGTGGTCGTGTTCACCGGCCTCACCGCGTGGGACGCCCAGCGCCTGAAGGTGATGGCGCTGAGCATCCCGGGCGGCCAGCTGGGCTCCTACGCGATCGTCGGGGCCCTATCCCTCTACCTCAACTTCATCAACCTGTTCCTGATCCTGCTCCGCTTCCAGGGCAGTAGCCGCGACTAG